The Methanoregula boonei 6A8 genome has a window encoding:
- a CDS encoding argininosuccinate synthase, with translation MGKGTIVLAYSGGLDTSICIPLLKERYDYDRVVTVAVNVGQRDEEIDVATKKGKKLADRHYTIDVRERFVAEHIFPAIRANGSYEGYPMGTSLARPLIAQEVVKIAQKEKATAIAHGCTGKGNDQLRFDFIIRAAGFEVVAPIREQNLTRDWEIGYAKEHNIPVPVKKDKPWSMDENCWSRSIEGGRLEEPDFHPPEEIFLWTVSPEKAPAKPEKITLTFAKGVPVAINGKKMPGYDLIQKLNVLAGKHGIGRNDMIEDRILGLKARENYEHPAATVILFAHRDLEGLVLTRSELAFKRMVDDKWSELAYEGLVYEPLYAALNAFIDTTQERVNGSVDLELYKGAVRVLGRSSPQAIYSGDLVSFDSSSIDQCDAIGVSRYFGLQARIVHAMGGKKPEKAGRK, from the coding sequence ATGGGAAAAGGAACTATCGTTCTTGCCTATTCCGGGGGTCTTGATACCTCCATCTGCATCCCGCTGTTAAAAGAGCGGTACGATTACGATCGTGTCGTAACGGTTGCAGTCAATGTCGGACAAAGGGACGAGGAGATCGATGTTGCCACAAAGAAAGGCAAAAAACTTGCCGACCGGCACTATACCATCGATGTCCGGGAACGCTTTGTCGCAGAACACATCTTCCCGGCTATCAGGGCAAACGGGTCGTACGAGGGATACCCTATGGGCACCTCGCTTGCTCGGCCTTTAATCGCACAGGAAGTAGTAAAGATCGCACAAAAGGAGAAGGCAACAGCGATCGCCCACGGGTGCACGGGGAAAGGAAATGATCAGCTGCGCTTTGATTTCATCATCCGTGCCGCCGGTTTTGAAGTCGTTGCCCCCATCCGTGAGCAGAACCTGACCCGCGACTGGGAGATCGGATATGCAAAAGAGCACAATATCCCGGTCCCCGTGAAAAAGGACAAGCCCTGGAGCATGGACGAGAACTGCTGGAGCAGGAGCATCGAGGGCGGAAGGCTCGAAGAGCCGGACTTCCACCCGCCAGAAGAGATCTTCCTCTGGACCGTCTCCCCTGAAAAGGCACCGGCGAAACCCGAGAAGATCACCCTCACATTTGCAAAGGGCGTCCCGGTGGCAATCAACGGGAAGAAGATGCCCGGCTATGACCTGATCCAGAAACTCAATGTCCTTGCCGGTAAGCACGGGATTGGCAGGAACGATATGATCGAGGACCGGATCCTTGGCCTCAAGGCCCGGGAGAACTACGAGCACCCGGCAGCGACTGTGATCCTGTTTGCCCACCGCGACCTTGAAGGGCTGGTCCTTACCCGGTCCGAGCTCGCATTCAAGCGCATGGTCGACGACAAGTGGTCGGAGCTTGCCTACGAGGGTCTCGTGTACGAGCCTCTCTACGCGGCGCTGAACGCATTTATCGACACCACCCAGGAGCGGGTGAACGGCTCTGTTGACCTTGAGCTCTACAAAGGTGCAGTCCGGGTGCTGGGCCGCAGCTCCCCGCAGGCGATCTACTCGGGCGATCTTGTCTCCTTTGACAGCTCGTCCATTGACCAGTGCGATGCGATCGGCGTCTCCCGGTACTTCGGTCTCCAGGCCCGCATTGTCCACGCGATGGGCGGGAAGAAGCCTGAAAAGGCCGGCAGGAAATAA
- a CDS encoding methanogenesis marker 14 protein has translation MCAGFLSRFSKPRPHIVESPEPPSIAHGAGMNVPEYKNKPYFIVASVEMGNTTTKCILTGVSLETGKSYVINKTVSMSRDIRPPAPGEETFGETLDGTKLSRQAVTELVRDTLVQCHKEARLDIEKDLDFVVRSTGVVAEMESPDQVGDFVIALANGCLAAGVPPRKMTPPMAKANQPEKLQPFSFADKVVFVGAVAGVIPPVGSTGVEMVANEMEGELAMAGIKEGAKWTPVDFRNPCISMDFGTTLDGRITSDVPADALNPFAKTIGNFCGLAGAIPDAIVRGTGLVQERTGTALDIFGEHSVTGGFFSGGNRKVIDDFVDRCHEHIDIRIVPPDRDRFGRVPVNAKMAIESRVAMIGCDCGENSSDLDKLSAIGAEIHKNYNLSTLNEVVDRVCAKMALRMIDVAALQNLVPKNASIGFTGRAAISGRKPEYILDGIIERKLFDDPNDHLVFVDDGLARGASLMGRCMNSLGKPKNPIGGVRGGPCIMSRRIKIGK, from the coding sequence ATGTGTGCCGGTTTTCTCTCCCGATTCTCCAAACCCAGGCCTCATATCGTTGAAAGTCCCGAACCGCCCTCTATTGCGCATGGCGCCGGGATGAATGTGCCGGAGTACAAGAACAAACCCTATTTTATCGTTGCCTCCGTTGAGATGGGAAACACTACCACCAAATGTATCCTTACCGGGGTGAGTCTTGAGACCGGCAAATCCTATGTGATCAACAAGACCGTGAGCATGAGTCGGGACATACGGCCTCCCGCCCCCGGAGAAGAGACATTTGGCGAGACCCTTGACGGGACAAAACTGTCGCGCCAGGCCGTGACCGAACTTGTCCGGGACACGCTTGTCCAGTGCCACAAGGAAGCACGTCTTGATATCGAAAAGGACCTGGATTTTGTGGTCCGCAGTACCGGTGTTGTGGCAGAGATGGAGTCCCCGGACCAAGTAGGGGACTTTGTAATTGCCCTTGCAAACGGCTGCCTTGCCGCAGGAGTGCCCCCGCGGAAGATGACGCCTCCCATGGCAAAGGCAAACCAGCCCGAAAAACTCCAGCCGTTCAGTTTTGCCGACAAGGTTGTCTTTGTCGGTGCTGTGGCCGGTGTGATCCCGCCGGTGGGTTCAACCGGCGTCGAGATGGTTGCAAACGAGATGGAAGGAGAACTGGCCATGGCCGGGATCAAGGAAGGGGCAAAGTGGACCCCGGTCGATTTCCGGAACCCCTGCATCTCTATGGATTTCGGGACAACGCTTGACGGGAGGATCACAAGCGATGTGCCGGCCGATGCACTCAATCCCTTTGCAAAGACCATCGGGAACTTCTGCGGCCTTGCCGGGGCAATCCCCGATGCCATTGTGAGGGGCACGGGCCTTGTACAGGAACGGACCGGTACAGCCCTTGATATCTTTGGCGAACACAGCGTGACCGGGGGCTTCTTCTCGGGGGGCAACCGGAAGGTTATCGACGATTTTGTGGACCGCTGCCACGAGCATATCGATATCCGGATCGTGCCGCCGGACCGGGACCGGTTCGGGAGAGTGCCGGTCAACGCGAAAATGGCAATCGAATCCCGTGTCGCCATGATCGGGTGCGACTGCGGCGAAAACAGCAGCGATCTCGACAAGCTCTCCGCGATTGGTGCCGAGATCCATAAAAATTACAACCTTTCGACCTTAAACGAAGTGGTAGACCGGGTCTGCGCGAAGATGGCCCTGCGGATGATCGATGTTGCTGCTCTCCAAAATCTTGTCCCGAAGAATGCGTCCATAGGCTTTACCGGACGGGCGGCGATCTCCGGGAGGAAACCCGAGTACATCCTTGACGGGATCATTGAGCGCAAACTCTTTGATGATCCAAACGATCACCTCGTCTTCGTGGATGACGGGCTTGCCCGCGGCGCCTCCCTGATGGGCCGGTGCATGAACTCCCTTGGAAAACCAAAAAACCCCATCGGGGGAGTACGGGGCGGGCCCTGTATTATGAGCCGGCGGATCAAAATAGGTAAGTGA
- the argF gene encoding ornithine carbamoyltransferase, translating into MKKDFLSILDITKTELDEILIDAERLKRQKKAGVPHELLRGMSLAMIFEKSSTRTHISFEVGMHELGGHALFLNAKDLQIGRGEEIRDTARVASRYVSAIMIRAYRHSTVVDLAENATVPVINGLSDIEHPCQLLADILTIKEHFGKVRGLKVAWVGDGNNVCNSLVLSSALTGMEIAVAGPKGYEIAPELVEKAQALGGRVTRVKTPQDAVKDAHVIVTDTWISMGDEAEQEKRRAAFKGFTVNDALLRHASPDARVLHCLPAHRGEEITGDVLDGPKSLVWDEAENRLHAQKALLVKLLKR; encoded by the coding sequence ATGAAGAAAGATTTCCTCTCGATCCTCGATATCACAAAAACCGAGCTTGATGAGATCCTCATAGACGCCGAACGGCTCAAGCGCCAGAAAAAGGCCGGGGTCCCCCATGAGCTCCTGCGGGGCATGTCCCTTGCCATGATCTTCGAAAAGTCGTCAACCCGTACCCACATCTCGTTTGAAGTCGGGATGCACGAGCTTGGCGGCCATGCACTCTTTTTGAACGCAAAAGATCTCCAGATCGGGAGAGGCGAAGAGATCCGGGACACGGCCCGGGTCGCATCCCGGTACGTCTCGGCGATCATGATCCGCGCCTACCGGCACAGCACCGTCGTGGATCTTGCAGAGAACGCAACCGTCCCGGTGATTAACGGCCTTTCTGACATTGAGCACCCCTGCCAGCTCCTCGCCGATATCCTGACTATAAAGGAACACTTCGGAAAGGTTCGTGGACTCAAAGTTGCCTGGGTGGGAGACGGGAACAATGTCTGCAACTCGCTTGTGCTCTCCTCGGCCCTGACCGGGATGGAGATAGCAGTGGCAGGCCCGAAAGGCTACGAGATTGCACCCGAGCTGGTGGAAAAAGCACAGGCCCTCGGGGGCCGGGTCACCCGGGTAAAGACCCCACAGGATGCAGTAAAGGACGCACACGTGATCGTCACCGATACGTGGATCTCGATGGGCGACGAAGCAGAACAGGAAAAGCGGCGTGCGGCTTTTAAGGGATTTACCGTGAACGATGCGCTGCTCCGTCACGCATCGCCGGATGCCCGGGTGCTCCACTGCCTGCCGGCCCATCGTGGCGAGGAGATCACCGGAGATGTCCTTGACGGGCCAAAAAGCCTTGTCTGGGATGAGGCGGAAAACCGGCTGCACGCCCAAAAGGCGCTCTTAGTCAAACTTCTCAAACGATAG
- the purD gene encoding phosphoribosylamine--glycine ligase, protein MKILVVGGGGREHAIAAALSRTTGTEIYAAMARKNPGIARLAKEICLTPETNLDRIAAFAQKTGVTHAFIGPEAPLEAGVVDRLSAAGVACAGPTKAAARIETDKAFCRNLMAEYKIEGNPAYRVFFDPKEAIAFVRDHDGDLAVKPIGLTGGKGVRIMGEQVDRAGAIEYIREINGGVVLEERLTGEEFTLQAFVDGTHIVPMPLVQDHKRAFEGDTGPNTGGMGSYTMPDHMLPFVTKKDLTAALSIMVSVVAAMAHKGYPYKGILYGQFMNTAQGPKVIEFNARFGDPEAMNVLTLLSSDLAEVVTGITEGTLSASNVSFEKAATVCKYLVPEGYPSAPKTNSPISIGETGSAITYYANVEEKNGTLQTLSSRTLAFVGKAPTLAEAEQIAENAASSVTGEVFHRRDIGTQALLDRRIAHMKEL, encoded by the coding sequence ATGAAAATTCTCGTTGTCGGTGGCGGGGGTCGGGAGCATGCGATTGCAGCCGCCCTTTCCCGGACCACCGGGACCGAAATCTATGCCGCGATGGCACGGAAGAATCCCGGTATTGCCCGGCTTGCAAAGGAGATCTGCCTTACACCGGAGACCAACCTGGATCGAATCGCGGCATTTGCGCAAAAGACCGGTGTGACCCACGCGTTTATCGGTCCCGAGGCCCCGCTTGAAGCAGGTGTAGTGGATCGGCTCTCTGCTGCCGGTGTTGCCTGTGCAGGCCCCACAAAAGCCGCAGCCCGCATCGAGACGGACAAGGCATTCTGCCGCAACCTCATGGCGGAGTATAAGATTGAAGGGAACCCGGCCTACCGGGTTTTTTTTGACCCAAAAGAAGCGATCGCGTTTGTCCGGGACCATGACGGGGATCTGGCAGTAAAACCCATTGGCCTTACCGGCGGAAAGGGTGTCCGGATCATGGGAGAGCAGGTGGATCGCGCCGGGGCCATAGAATACATCCGGGAGATCAATGGCGGTGTGGTTCTCGAAGAGCGGCTGACAGGCGAGGAGTTTACCCTCCAGGCATTTGTTGACGGCACCCATATTGTTCCCATGCCGCTTGTGCAGGATCACAAGCGGGCGTTTGAAGGAGATACCGGGCCAAACACCGGGGGGATGGGGTCGTACACCATGCCGGACCACATGCTCCCTTTTGTGACAAAAAAAGATCTCACCGCTGCCCTCTCCATCATGGTCTCGGTGGTGGCTGCAATGGCACACAAGGGATATCCCTATAAAGGGATCCTGTACGGCCAGTTCATGAATACCGCACAGGGACCAAAAGTAATAGAGTTCAATGCCCGGTTCGGCGACCCCGAGGCCATGAATGTCCTGACCCTCCTTTCTTCTGACCTGGCTGAAGTGGTTACCGGGATTACGGAGGGCACGCTCTCTGCCTCAAACGTCTCGTTTGAGAAGGCTGCCACGGTCTGCAAGTACCTCGTGCCCGAAGGCTACCCGTCTGCGCCGAAAACCAACAGCCCGATTTCGATCGGGGAGACCGGCAGCGCCATCACGTACTATGCAAACGTGGAAGAGAAGAACGGCACCCTGCAGACGCTCTCCTCGCGTACGCTTGCCTTTGTGGGAAAGGCCCCGACCCTTGCAGAAGCAGAACAGATCGCAGAGAATGCGGCATCTTCGGTCACGGGGGAGGTTTTCCACCGCCGCGACATCGGGACGCAGGCGCTTCTTGACCGCCGCATTGCGCACATGAAGGAGCTCTAA
- the pyrE gene encoding orotate phosphoribosyltransferase, with product MMNAIADLLVRYKAIEFGDFTLASGAKSRYYVDVKTAVTHPEFLAAIAQEIAKRYEFDVVAGVAVGGVPLAVATALAAKKPFAIIRAEEKDHGKKNPIIGEVSGKNVLLVEDVTTSGGSALYGIAMLRTAGARADRVVTVVDREQGAESLLKEQDAHLMALVRVSEIL from the coding sequence CTGATGAATGCGATAGCAGATCTTCTTGTCAGGTACAAAGCCATCGAATTTGGTGACTTTACCCTTGCTTCCGGTGCAAAGAGCCGTTACTACGTGGATGTAAAGACCGCGGTCACGCATCCTGAATTCCTCGCCGCAATCGCACAGGAGATTGCCAAACGCTATGAATTCGATGTGGTTGCGGGGGTAGCTGTCGGGGGAGTACCGCTCGCGGTTGCAACGGCTCTTGCCGCAAAAAAGCCCTTTGCCATAATCAGGGCAGAGGAGAAGGATCACGGCAAGAAGAACCCGATCATCGGGGAAGTGTCGGGAAAAAATGTCCTTCTCGTCGAGGACGTCACCACATCGGGGGGATCGGCCCTGTACGGGATTGCCATGCTGCGTACCGCGGGTGCGCGGGCAGACCGTGTGGTTACCGTAGTGGACCGTGAGCAGGGTGCAGAGTCCTTGTTAAAAGAGCAGGACGCTCATCTCATGGCCCTTGTACGGGTCAGCGAGATCCTCTGA
- a CDS encoding CDP-2,3-bis-(O-geranylgeranyl)-sn-glycerol synthase has translation MLSTLLTALLAAFWIMVPAYIPNPVAALCGGGTPIDFCRNYTDGRRILGNGKTYRGLICGVLAGVLIGLVQIWLVGTYHWDLPRQTILSVTLLALGALLGDMGKSFIKRRLGKERGEAWPVADQYDLVVGAFLLTIIFDPAWFFAVVTLPVLIAILVITPVLHRSVNILGYWIKVKKEPW, from the coding sequence TTGCTCTCGACACTGCTCACTGCACTGCTCGCCGCATTCTGGATCATGGTGCCCGCGTATATCCCCAATCCCGTCGCAGCACTCTGTGGTGGCGGGACACCGATCGATTTTTGCCGGAACTATACGGACGGGCGCAGGATCCTCGGGAACGGTAAAACCTACCGGGGACTTATCTGCGGGGTCCTTGCCGGTGTCCTTATAGGACTTGTCCAGATCTGGCTTGTGGGCACGTACCACTGGGACCTCCCCCGGCAAACCATACTCTCGGTCACCCTTCTTGCCCTCGGTGCGCTTCTCGGGGATATGGGCAAGAGTTTTATCAAAAGGCGCCTTGGGAAGGAACGGGGAGAAGCGTGGCCGGTGGCAGACCAGTACGATCTGGTCGTCGGGGCATTCCTCTTGACGATCATCTTTGATCCGGCGTGGTTCTTTGCGGTTGTGACCCTGCCGGTCCTTATTGCGATCCTCGTCATCACCCCGGTACTGCACCGCTCGGTCAATATCCTCGGGTACTGGATCAAAGTCAAGAAAGAACCCTGGTGA
- the tes gene encoding tetraether lipid synthase Tes, whose protein sequence is MAIKKTRSLCPVCGSVLEAEIVEEEGKIWLVRTCPEHGTFRHLYWSDAEMYHRFEHYDAVGRGVTNPQNPVASDTCPTACGLCSNHHSGTLLANIDLTNRCNLDCDFCFANARACGFVYEPSFDEIVGMMQVLRSEKPVPAPAVQFSGGEPTMRDDLVEIVKKAKELGFPQVQIATNGVKLANNPVLAQQLKDAGLSTVYLHFDGVTPATNPFLKIHLKALENLNKAGLGVVLVPTIIKGRNDKEVGEILKFAADHISIVRGVNFQPVSFTGAKNDEDIDKERITIPELIDDIEAQTNGVLNKSDFYPVPCVLPFSDLVEAYTGRPQVRFTAHEHCGAATYVFVTKDGMTPVTRMVDVESLFSAIEQMANKLKKGGTINKYATLLEGVKELHASFKKGEKGSTAEFWKLIGKTLIGQNFDALREFHWNALFIGTMHFMDKYNYDIERVQRCCIHYATPDGKLIPFCTYNSGPVYREQVWKKHAKKQQ, encoded by the coding sequence ATGGCAATAAAGAAAACACGCAGCCTTTGCCCAGTCTGTGGGTCGGTTCTCGAAGCAGAGATCGTAGAGGAAGAGGGAAAGATCTGGCTTGTGCGGACCTGCCCTGAACACGGAACATTCCGGCACCTTTACTGGTCAGATGCGGAGATGTACCACCGGTTCGAGCATTACGATGCAGTCGGACGAGGTGTGACCAATCCGCAGAACCCTGTGGCGTCCGATACCTGCCCGACAGCATGCGGCCTGTGCAGCAACCACCATTCCGGTACGCTGCTTGCAAATATCGACCTGACCAACCGGTGCAACCTGGATTGCGACTTCTGCTTTGCCAATGCCCGTGCATGCGGGTTTGTGTATGAACCTTCATTTGACGAAATCGTCGGCATGATGCAGGTGCTCCGGAGCGAAAAACCGGTACCTGCTCCTGCCGTACAGTTCTCCGGCGGGGAGCCGACCATGCGGGACGATCTCGTGGAGATTGTCAAAAAAGCAAAGGAACTGGGATTCCCGCAGGTCCAGATCGCCACAAACGGTGTAAAACTGGCCAATAACCCGGTGCTTGCCCAGCAGCTCAAGGATGCCGGGCTGTCTACCGTGTATCTCCATTTCGACGGGGTCACACCGGCCACGAACCCGTTTTTGAAGATCCACCTCAAGGCGCTGGAGAACCTTAACAAGGCCGGCCTCGGGGTAGTGCTCGTCCCGACCATCATCAAGGGGAGAAACGATAAAGAGGTTGGCGAGATCCTCAAATTTGCCGCCGACCATATCTCGATTGTGCGGGGTGTCAACTTCCAGCCGGTATCCTTTACCGGGGCAAAAAATGATGAGGATATCGATAAGGAAAGAATCACGATCCCCGAGCTTATCGACGATATCGAGGCACAGACAAATGGCGTCCTGAATAAGAGCGATTTTTACCCGGTGCCCTGTGTCCTGCCATTCTCTGATCTCGTTGAGGCCTACACGGGCCGGCCCCAGGTCCGCTTCACCGCCCACGAACACTGCGGTGCGGCAACGTATGTCTTTGTCACCAAAGACGGCATGACCCCGGTGACCCGGATGGTCGACGTGGAAAGCCTCTTTTCCGCGATCGAGCAGATGGCAAACAAACTCAAAAAAGGCGGGACGATCAACAAGTACGCCACCCTGCTTGAAGGCGTAAAAGAGCTCCATGCCTCGTTCAAGAAAGGTGAGAAGGGGAGCACAGCGGAGTTCTGGAAACTGATTGGAAAGACCCTGATCGGCCAGAACTTCGATGCACTGCGGGAGTTCCACTGGAATGCGCTTTTTATCGGGACCATGCATTTCATGGACAAGTACAATTACGATATCGAGCGCGTACAGCGCTGCTGCATCCATTACGCCACGCCGGATGGCAAACTGATTCCTTTCTGTACCTACAACAGCGGCCCGGTGTACCGCGAGCAGGTCTGGAAGAAACATGCAAAAAAGCAGCAGTAA
- a CDS encoding ornithine cyclodeaminase family protein, whose protein sequence is MRYFPDPDRNLDPGDINRVVEAAFADHGRGLVQMPPKVYITLPAGDFRTMPGFLPTLGIAGVKIVNVHPDNPKAGLPTVMALTIILDVATGRPTAILNATRLTDLRTGAAGAIAARYLAPKKECVLGVIGTGRQAEAQVLATALEVSLSGIRVWSRDSTHAAAFAARLAPLPAESVSLERACDCDILVTTTPSRTPFVKSEWIHPGTHINAIGADAPGKEELDPKILSRARVFVDDPAQAFHSGEINVPISTGLYQPGMIAGTLGEVVIGEKKRESAEEITVFDSTGLAIQDLAIASLAMRQATGTELPFP, encoded by the coding sequence ATGAGGTATTTCCCTGATCCGGACCGGAATCTCGATCCTGGCGATATAAACCGGGTTGTTGAAGCTGCATTTGCCGATCACGGGAGAGGCCTGGTGCAGATGCCCCCCAAGGTCTACATCACCCTGCCGGCCGGGGACTTCCGCACCATGCCCGGGTTCCTCCCAACGCTGGGGATTGCAGGAGTAAAAATCGTTAATGTCCACCCGGATAACCCAAAGGCCGGCCTCCCTACGGTAATGGCACTCACGATCATCCTGGATGTCGCCACCGGCAGACCCACGGCAATCCTGAATGCAACCCGGCTTACGGATCTGCGTACCGGGGCTGCCGGGGCAATCGCGGCCAGGTACCTGGCTCCAAAAAAGGAGTGCGTGCTCGGTGTTATCGGTACCGGCCGGCAGGCTGAAGCGCAGGTACTGGCGACCGCGCTTGAGGTATCCCTGTCCGGGATCCGGGTATGGAGCCGGGACAGCACCCATGCAGCGGCGTTTGCCGCACGACTGGCCCCGCTGCCTGCAGAGAGTGTCTCCTTAGAACGGGCCTGCGACTGCGATATCCTGGTTACCACAACGCCTTCCCGGACTCCCTTTGTCAAAAGCGAATGGATACACCCGGGTACGCATATCAATGCGATCGGTGCCGATGCGCCCGGTAAAGAGGAACTCGATCCAAAGATCCTTTCCCGGGCCCGGGTCTTTGTGGACGATCCTGCGCAGGCATTCCACTCGGGCGAGATCAATGTCCCGATCAGCACCGGGCTGTACCAGCCGGGGATGATTGCCGGTACTTTGGGAGAAGTGGTGATAGGAGAAAAAAAGCGTGAGAGCGCAGAAGAGATTACGGTCTTTGACTCCACAGGTCTTGCCATCCAGGACCTTGCAATCGCATCGCTTGCCATGCGCCAGGCAACCGGTACAGAGTTGCCATTCCCGTAA
- a CDS encoding UPF0058 family protein, with the protein MHKEELISLHKILYEVKDYFEEANPDLKFSQYGALKITPSQLHKSKLEHKYAIFVLGNEIANAMKEVDYSSSSRISARMKDLAEKTLKEMEYA; encoded by the coding sequence TTGCATAAGGAAGAACTTATCAGCCTTCACAAGATTCTCTACGAGGTCAAGGATTATTTTGAAGAGGCAAACCCGGATCTGAAGTTTTCCCAGTACGGTGCCCTGAAGATCACTCCGTCCCAGCTGCACAAGAGCAAACTCGAGCACAAGTACGCCATATTCGTGCTGGGAAACGAGATCGCAAATGCCATGAAGGAAGTGGACTATAGCTCGTCCTCCCGGATATCGGCACGCATGAAGGATCTTGCAGAAAAGACCCTTAAGGAAATGGAATACGCCTGA